One genomic window of Streptomyces sp. NBC_01276 includes the following:
- a CDS encoding HutD family protein gives MPGAADIRILRAAVRTAVPWKNGGGVTREIAALPEGAGTAAFDWRISLAEVDADGPFSEFPGVDRTLTLAEGAGMDLTVAGERRLVDERYAPRHFPGDRPTGCRLLGGPVVNFNVMYRRASTLARTAVVRGEPTLAVLPGETLLVCALDGPATVDPVDAAPEPGPAVELGPYDAALLQGPATVVLRTEGRAAVVTLRTV, from the coding sequence ATGCCCGGCGCCGCCGACATCCGGATCCTGCGCGCCGCCGTACGCACGGCCGTGCCGTGGAAGAACGGCGGGGGAGTCACCCGCGAGATCGCCGCCCTCCCCGAGGGTGCGGGCACGGCGGCGTTCGACTGGCGGATCAGCCTCGCCGAAGTGGACGCCGACGGCCCGTTCTCGGAGTTCCCCGGTGTCGACCGGACGCTGACACTGGCCGAAGGGGCCGGCATGGACCTCACCGTCGCGGGCGAGCGCCGGCTCGTCGACGAGCGCTACGCGCCACGGCACTTCCCCGGCGACCGGCCGACCGGCTGCCGTCTGCTGGGCGGTCCCGTCGTCAACTTCAACGTGATGTACCGGCGCGCGAGCACACTGGCCCGGACCGCCGTCGTGCGCGGCGAACCGACCCTGGCCGTCCTGCCCGGGGAGACCCTGCTGGTCTGCGCGCTCGACGGTCCGGCCACGGTGGATCCGGTGGATGCGGCGCCGGAGCCCGGCCCGGCCGTCGAACTCGGTCCGTACGACGCGGCCTTGCTCCAGGGGCCCGCCACCGTGGTCCTGCGCACGGAGGGCCGGGCGGCCGTGGTCACGCTGCGAACGGTTTGA
- a CDS encoding SDR family NAD(P)-dependent oxidoreductase, translating to MNGKTVLVTGGSRGIGAATALRLATAGADVAITYTADEAAALKVVDGIRALGRRGVAARADAGDAGDAAGAADWAAGALGGLDVLVNNAGIGVLGPLEELTLAQVDRVLAVNVRGAFLTAQAAAERMGPGGRIITIGTCMTQRVPGPGGTLYAMSKSALTGLTKALARELGGRGITANIVHPGPVDTDLNPADGPYAPSQTALTALGRFGRPQEVADMVAFLAGDGAAYVTGAEFSVDGGHAA from the coding sequence ATGAACGGCAAGACGGTTCTGGTCACGGGCGGCAGCCGGGGCATCGGCGCGGCCACCGCGCTGCGCCTGGCCACGGCGGGCGCTGATGTGGCGATCACCTACACCGCCGACGAGGCGGCGGCGCTGAAGGTGGTCGACGGGATCCGGGCCCTGGGCCGCCGGGGCGTCGCCGCCCGTGCGGACGCGGGGGACGCGGGCGACGCGGCGGGCGCCGCGGACTGGGCGGCCGGAGCCCTGGGCGGGCTCGACGTACTCGTCAACAATGCGGGAATCGGGGTGCTCGGCCCGCTGGAGGAACTCACCCTGGCCCAGGTCGACCGCGTCCTCGCGGTCAACGTCCGCGGGGCGTTCCTGACCGCGCAGGCCGCGGCCGAGCGGATGGGGCCGGGAGGGCGGATCATCACCATCGGCACCTGCATGACCCAGCGCGTGCCGGGCCCCGGCGGAACCCTGTACGCGATGAGCAAGTCGGCGCTCACGGGCCTCACCAAGGCCCTCGCCCGCGAGCTCGGCGGACGCGGCATCACCGCGAACATCGTCCACCCGGGCCCGGTCGACACCGACCTGAACCCGGCGGACGGCCCCTACGCGCCGTCGCAGACGGCGCTGACCGCGCTCGGCCGCTTCGGCCGCCCCCAGGAGGTCGCGGACATGGTCGCGTTCCTGGCCGGGGACGGGGCCGCGTACGTCACGGGCGCCGAGTTCTCCGTGGACGGCGGGCACGCGGCATGA
- a CDS encoding NtaA/DmoA family FMN-dependent monooxygenase (This protein belongs to a clade of FMN-dependent monooxygenases, within a broader family of flavin-dependent oxidoreductases, the luciferase-like monooxygenase (LMM) family, some of whose members use coenzyme F420 rather than FMN.) translates to MNKPVKQMHLAALFPVNHMTVWRDRRAGSQVDFSSYSHLARTAERGRFDAFLLADFPRLVEHRGEVSDVGVAGQLDQITVLSALASVTDRIGLAATVNATFNEPFDTARRLATLDHLSGGRCGWNVVTTPDAWTGENFRRGGYLAHADRYVRAAEFVEVARTLWDGWGPHGATRFHHEGPHFRVGGRFTVPTSPQVYPLTIQAGDSEQGREFAAATAEMIYSRRLGLAGQAFYADVKRRVARHGRAPEHVKIMPGVSFVLGDTDEDARANAEAGQRRAVSPQLAIWYLERTWGRDLSACDPDGPLPDVDPDPDAAPPRWPGLADAVVRSRRAEKWRALAAEQNLGIRELVMKLTAGRPFVGTPARVAEQMNDYVQSDGADGFVVVPRFAPGGLDEFVDRVVPELQDRGVFRTEYADHTLRGHFGLPAPTGRGRHTG, encoded by the coding sequence ATGAACAAGCCCGTCAAGCAGATGCACCTCGCGGCGCTCTTCCCCGTCAACCACATGACCGTCTGGCGCGATCGGCGCGCCGGAAGCCAGGTCGATTTCTCCTCCTACTCCCACCTGGCCCGCACGGCGGAGCGGGGCAGGTTCGACGCCTTCCTCCTCGCCGACTTCCCGCGGCTGGTGGAGCACCGCGGCGAGGTCTCCGATGTCGGCGTCGCGGGTCAGCTGGACCAGATCACCGTGCTGTCGGCACTGGCCTCCGTGACGGACCGGATAGGACTGGCCGCCACCGTCAACGCCACCTTCAACGAACCCTTCGACACGGCCCGCAGGCTGGCCACCCTGGACCACCTCTCCGGCGGCAGGTGCGGATGGAACGTCGTGACCACGCCGGACGCCTGGACCGGCGAGAACTTCCGCCGCGGCGGCTACCTGGCGCATGCCGACCGCTACGTCCGGGCAGCGGAGTTCGTCGAGGTCGCCCGGACCCTGTGGGACGGCTGGGGACCGCACGGGGCCACCCGGTTCCACCACGAAGGGCCGCACTTCCGCGTCGGCGGACGGTTCACCGTACCGACCAGCCCCCAGGTGTACCCGCTGACCATCCAGGCGGGGGACTCGGAGCAGGGCCGTGAGTTCGCGGCCGCCACCGCGGAGATGATCTACAGCCGTCGTCTGGGCCTGGCCGGCCAGGCCTTCTACGCGGACGTCAAGCGCAGGGTGGCCCGCCACGGTCGTGCCCCGGAGCACGTGAAGATCATGCCCGGGGTGTCGTTCGTCCTCGGCGACACCGATGAGGACGCCCGGGCGAACGCCGAGGCCGGGCAACGGCGGGCGGTGAGCCCGCAGCTCGCGATCTGGTACCTGGAACGCACCTGGGGACGCGACCTGTCGGCCTGCGACCCCGACGGACCGCTGCCGGACGTCGACCCCGATCCCGACGCGGCACCGCCCCGGTGGCCGGGGCTGGCCGACGCCGTGGTGCGCTCGCGGCGGGCGGAGAAGTGGCGGGCCCTCGCCGCCGAGCAGAACCTCGGCATCCGGGAGCTCGTGATGAAGCTGACGGCGGGCAGGCCCTTCGTCGGCACACCCGCACGCGTCGCGGAGCAGATGAACGACTACGTCCAGTCGGACGGTGCCGACGGTTTCGTGGTGGTGCCCCGGTTCGCCCCCGGCGGACTGGACGAGTTCGTCGACCGGGTGGTGCCCGAACTCCAGGACCGCGGCGTCTTCCGCACCGAGTACGCGGACCACACCCTGCGCGGGCACTTCGGCCTTCCGGCGCCCACCGGTCGGGGGCGGCACACCGGGTGA
- a CDS encoding carbonic anhydrase — translation MRTSRLRTSNVQEAKGGSTSRRALLRTAAAGTAAAGSVLALGSAFPAAAAPVGPAGGARPATPEQALRELEAGNRRWRTYRQEHPNESPSTRLRLAKGQRPFAIVLGCVDSRVPPELVFDQGLGDLLTVRSAGEVLDEAVLGSIAYGVLELSVPLVLVLGHQSCGAVGAAVHADESGDRLPAHIQYLADQIRPAIDRSRQGEARISATIDAHARRTRDRLAAEPDLARAVSAGKLAVAAARYELNDQRVRTLT, via the coding sequence ATGCGTACCTCGCGGCTCCGGACCTCCAACGTCCAGGAGGCGAAGGGTGGTTCGACCAGCCGGCGCGCCCTCCTGCGCACCGCCGCGGCCGGGACGGCGGCCGCCGGGTCCGTCCTCGCGCTCGGCTCCGCCTTTCCCGCCGCCGCCGCGCCCGTCGGCCCCGCGGGCGGCGCCAGGCCGGCCACCCCGGAGCAGGCCCTGCGCGAGCTGGAGGCCGGCAACCGGCGCTGGCGCACGTACCGTCAGGAGCACCCGAACGAGTCCCCGTCGACCCGGCTCCGGCTGGCCAAGGGACAGCGGCCCTTCGCCATCGTGCTGGGCTGCGTGGACTCCAGGGTCCCGCCGGAGCTCGTCTTCGACCAGGGGCTCGGCGACCTGCTGACCGTCCGCTCGGCGGGCGAGGTGCTCGACGAGGCGGTGCTCGGCAGCATCGCCTACGGGGTCCTGGAACTCTCGGTACCGCTGGTGCTCGTCCTCGGACACCAGTCCTGCGGGGCGGTCGGCGCGGCGGTCCACGCCGACGAGAGCGGCGACCGGCTGCCCGCGCACATCCAGTACCTGGCCGACCAGATACGCCCGGCGATCGACCGGAGCCGGCAGGGCGAGGCCCGTATCAGCGCCACCATCGACGCCCACGCCCGCCGTACCCGGGACCGGCTCGCCGCCGAACCCGACCTGGCCCGCGCCGTATCCGCCGGGAAACTGGCAGTGGCGGCCGCCCGTTACGAACTGAACGACCAGCGGGTGCGCACCCTCACCTGA
- a CDS encoding histidine phosphatase family protein, with the protein MGELILIRHGETAWSRTGQHAGRTDLPLTEAGEAAARALAPRLAGREFVAVYSSPLTRAVLTAELAGLSGAETDADLVEWNYGRYEGLTAEQIQELKPGWELWRDGVDAGEDLGHVTVRVDAFLGRVRPLLDKGDVAVVAHGHLSRILTARWLGLDASGARQFGHPHPGTINTLGYEHGLPVVLGWNVP; encoded by the coding sequence ATGGGCGAGTTGATATTGATCAGGCACGGCGAGACCGCGTGGAGTCGGACCGGCCAGCATGCCGGCCGCACCGACCTGCCGCTGACCGAGGCGGGGGAGGCCGCGGCGCGTGCGCTCGCGCCTCGACTGGCCGGACGGGAGTTCGTCGCCGTCTACAGCAGCCCGCTGACTCGCGCCGTGCTGACGGCCGAGCTGGCGGGGCTGAGCGGTGCGGAAACCGACGCCGACCTGGTCGAGTGGAACTACGGCCGCTACGAGGGGCTGACTGCCGAGCAGATCCAGGAGCTCAAGCCCGGCTGGGAGCTGTGGCGTGACGGCGTGGACGCAGGCGAGGACCTCGGGCACGTGACCGTGCGGGTCGACGCCTTCCTTGGCCGGGTCCGGCCGCTGCTGGACAAGGGTGACGTGGCCGTCGTCGCGCACGGCCATCTGTCACGCATCCTCACCGCGCGCTGGCTCGGGCTCGACGCGTCGGGCGCGCGACAGTTCGGGCACCCGCATCCGGGGACGATCAACACGCTGGGTTACGAGCACGGGCTGCCCGTCGTGCTCGGGTGGAACGTGCCGTAG
- a CDS encoding carbohydrate binding domain-containing protein has product MRHPSRSVRSLTAAFATLAASAGLLVAAGAGPAQAAPTPLPAHVFAPYFEAYSSDSPADLAQKSGAKYLTMAFVQTEAKGSCTPYWNGSTDRPIASSVFGADFATLRSRGGDVIPSFGGYAADNGGTEIADSCTSVDSIAAAYQKVITTYDVTRLDMDIEDNSLTDKAGIDRRNQAIKKVQDWAAASGRPLQVSYTLPTTTSGLASSGLAVLKSAKAAGARVDVVNLMTFDYYDGAGHDMAADTRSAATGLYGQLATLYPAKTPAELWGMVGVTEMPGIDDYGPAETFTTADATAVYDWAVAKGINTLSFWALQRDNGGCPGTGGSDTCSGIAQDPWYFTHTFAPFTRDAGPVADDFSVSVTPGSASVAPGGSTTATVATRVTAGTPQPVALTVAGAPPGVTATVAPGSVTAGGTGLLTVAASASAPPGTYALTVTGAGTAFTRTAAFTLTVSGPGGGSGALVNGGFESGSFAPWTCESGGAVVSAPVHGGAYAVRATPSGDRTGECAQTLTLAPNTAYTLSGWVQGSYAYLGVRGGANASTWTGSAAWTKLTVPFTTGASGTVTVYLHGWYGQGAVLGDDLAVS; this is encoded by the coding sequence TTGAGACACCCTTCGCGTTCCGTCCGCTCGTTGACGGCGGCGTTCGCCACCCTCGCCGCCAGTGCCGGGCTCCTCGTCGCGGCAGGCGCGGGCCCCGCGCAGGCGGCGCCGACCCCACTGCCCGCGCACGTCTTCGCGCCCTATTTCGAGGCGTACTCCTCCGACAGCCCCGCCGACCTCGCGCAGAAGTCCGGCGCCAAGTACCTGACCATGGCCTTCGTCCAGACCGAGGCCAAGGGCTCCTGCACCCCTTACTGGAACGGCTCGACGGACCGGCCCATCGCCTCCTCCGTCTTCGGCGCCGACTTCGCGACCCTCCGCTCGCGCGGCGGCGACGTCATCCCCTCCTTCGGCGGCTACGCGGCCGACAACGGCGGCACCGAGATCGCGGACAGCTGCACCAGCGTCGACTCGATCGCCGCCGCCTACCAGAAGGTCATCACCACCTATGACGTCACCCGCCTGGACATGGACATCGAGGACAACTCCCTGACCGACAAGGCCGGGATCGACCGCCGCAACCAGGCCATCAAGAAGGTGCAGGACTGGGCCGCCGCGAGCGGCCGCCCCCTCCAGGTCTCCTACACCCTCCCGACCACCACGAGCGGACTCGCGAGCAGCGGGCTGGCCGTCCTCAAGAGCGCGAAGGCGGCCGGCGCCCGGGTCGACGTCGTCAACCTGATGACCTTCGACTACTACGACGGTGCCGGCCACGACATGGCGGCGGACACCCGGAGCGCCGCCACCGGCCTGTACGGGCAGCTCGCCACGCTGTACCCGGCCAAGACGCCCGCCGAACTGTGGGGCATGGTCGGCGTCACCGAGATGCCCGGCATCGACGACTACGGGCCCGCCGAGACCTTCACCACCGCCGACGCCACCGCCGTCTACGACTGGGCGGTCGCCAAGGGCATCAACACCCTCTCCTTCTGGGCGCTCCAGCGCGACAACGGCGGCTGCCCCGGCACCGGGGGCTCCGACACCTGCTCCGGCATCGCCCAGGACCCCTGGTACTTCACCCACACCTTCGCGCCCTTCACCCGGGACGCGGGACCGGTCGCCGACGACTTCTCGGTCTCCGTCACGCCCGGCTCCGCCTCGGTCGCCCCCGGCGGCAGCACCACCGCCACCGTCGCCACCCGGGTCACCGCGGGCACCCCGCAGCCCGTCGCGCTGACGGTCGCCGGCGCCCCGCCCGGCGTGACGGCCACCGTCGCCCCCGGCTCCGTCACCGCGGGCGGCACCGGCCTGCTCACGGTCGCCGCCTCGGCGTCGGCCCCGCCCGGGACCTACGCGCTCACCGTCACCGGCGCCGGGACCGCGTTCACCCGTACGGCCGCGTTCACGCTCACCGTGTCCGGGCCGGGCGGCGGCAGCGGCGCCCTCGTCAACGGCGGCTTCGAGAGCGGTTCGTTCGCGCCCTGGACCTGCGAGAGCGGCGGCGCCGTGGTGAGCGCCCCCGTGCACGGGGGCGCGTACGCCGTCCGGGCCACCCCCTCCGGTGACCGCACCGGAGAATGCGCGCAGACCCTCACCCTCGCCCCGAACACCGCCTACACGCTCAGCGGCTGGGTCCAGGGCAGCTACGCCTACCTCGGGGTCCGGGGCGGCGCGAACGCCAGTACGTGGACCGGCTCGGCCGCCTGGACCAAGCTGACGGTGCCCTTCACCACCGGCGCCTCCGGCACGGTCACCGTCTACCTGCACGGCTGGTACGGCCAGGGCGCCGTCCTCGGCGACGACCTCGCCGTGAGCTGA
- a CDS encoding phenylacetate--CoA ligase family protein — MNSPNDLAHDVREMRERMARKTSSSWFRERRQEIAELAAYDRDRGTERLDRLLATARERVPRYRALRGREQVGLGDFPLTRKSDLRTHFLDSISRDATGLMEPGRFFLTQTSGSTGQPVALLSTVETGGLSNDVIRERFSAHLGLPDSGTVLNVGLLFGGTPLLEPVMLPRPYVKCNLAGFDPDSPGIVADYEAVVGRLAVDLVTGSSSRVIALARYCAERGIRLRPQGVVATYEHMPDSGRRLVEETFDCRVTMLYATSETGYAAWECRRGRMHFQDDLVLPEITPAGEDEVGEIVLTQLLSTPMPVIRYVTGDLAPRPTTCDCGLPGTVTDGLLGRSGSSLVGLDGAAYSPYALLAALCAAGLPDFQVVQHEPGLLDLVTVGAPADAAATVRSVNSRLGEHFGPRRGFRLRHRPEGAFVLTAGGKRNPVVQRLEVAQAPERTRYIHS; from the coding sequence TTGAATTCGCCGAATGACCTCGCCCACGACGTCCGGGAGATGCGCGAGCGGATGGCGCGCAAGACGTCGTCCTCCTGGTTCCGGGAGAGGCGCCAGGAGATAGCGGAGCTGGCCGCGTACGACCGGGACCGGGGGACCGAGCGACTGGACCGGCTGCTGGCCACCGCCCGGGAACGGGTGCCCCGGTACCGCGCGCTGCGCGGCCGGGAGCAGGTGGGACTGGGCGACTTCCCGCTGACCCGCAAGAGCGATCTGCGCACCCACTTCCTCGACTCCATCAGCCGTGATGCGACGGGCCTGATGGAGCCCGGCCGCTTCTTCCTCACCCAGACCAGCGGCAGCACCGGACAGCCCGTCGCCCTGCTCTCCACCGTGGAAACCGGCGGCCTGTCGAACGACGTGATCCGGGAGCGCTTCAGCGCCCACCTCGGCCTCCCGGACAGCGGAACGGTCCTCAACGTGGGACTGCTCTTCGGGGGCACGCCGCTGCTCGAACCGGTGATGCTGCCGCGCCCCTACGTCAAGTGCAACCTCGCCGGCTTCGACCCCGATTCCCCCGGGATCGTCGCCGACTACGAGGCCGTGGTGGGCCGGCTCGCGGTCGACCTGGTCACCGGTTCGTCGAGCCGGGTGATCGCATTGGCGCGGTACTGCGCCGAACGCGGCATACGGCTCCGGCCGCAGGGCGTCGTCGCCACCTACGAGCACATGCCCGACAGCGGCCGGCGCCTGGTCGAGGAGACCTTCGACTGCCGGGTGACGATGCTCTACGCCACGTCGGAAACCGGCTACGCGGCCTGGGAGTGCCGGCGCGGACGGATGCACTTCCAGGACGACCTCGTCCTGCCGGAGATCACCCCGGCGGGAGAGGACGAAGTCGGCGAGATCGTCCTCACCCAGCTGCTCTCCACTCCCATGCCGGTGATCCGCTACGTCACGGGCGATCTGGCACCCCGGCCCACCACCTGTGACTGCGGACTCCCGGGGACGGTGACCGACGGTCTGCTCGGGCGTTCCGGGAGCAGCCTGGTCGGGCTCGACGGGGCGGCGTACTCCCCGTACGCGCTCCTGGCCGCGCTCTGCGCCGCCGGACTGCCGGACTTCCAGGTGGTACAGCACGAACCGGGGCTGCTCGACCTCGTCACGGTCGGAGCCCCGGCCGACGCGGCGGCGACCGTACGGTCGGTGAACTCAAGGCTCGGCGAGCACTTCGGGCCGCGCCGGGGCTTCCGCCTGCGCCACCGGCCGGAGGGCGCGTTCGTGCTCACCGCGGGCGGCAAGCGCAACCCCGTGGTCCAGCGCCTGGAGGTCGCGCAGGCCCCGGAGCGCACCAGGTACATCCACTCCTGA
- a CDS encoding RNA polymerase sigma-70 factor, with protein sequence MITTEPEADPFDAHRRLLFATAYRMLGTVSDAEDIVQDTWLAWNKADRSEVRHPKAYLVRTVTNLSLNRLTSARATREEYVGPWLPEPLLTAPDVAQERELAESVSTAMLVVLESLTPVERAVFVLREVFGYSHAEIAGFLDRPEPTVRQISHRARKHVAERRTVYDTDAAQREEVTARFLSACAGGDLNAVLELLAPDVTAWSDGGGKVSAARRPVYGSDHVGRFLIGVIAKAARDAVDVFPVPTPAVINGELGVLILAGDTPVGAITYDLEDGLMRNLRFQINPDKLAGLSR encoded by the coding sequence GTGATCACGACCGAACCCGAAGCGGACCCCTTCGACGCCCACCGAAGGCTCCTGTTCGCCACCGCCTACCGCATGCTCGGCACCGTCAGTGACGCCGAGGACATCGTCCAGGACACCTGGCTGGCCTGGAACAAGGCCGACCGGTCCGAGGTCCGTCACCCCAAGGCGTACCTCGTCCGCACGGTGACGAACCTGTCGCTCAACCGCCTGACCTCCGCCCGCGCCACGCGCGAGGAATACGTCGGCCCCTGGCTCCCCGAACCCCTGCTCACGGCCCCCGACGTCGCGCAGGAACGCGAACTCGCCGAGAGCGTGTCCACGGCGATGCTGGTCGTCCTGGAGAGCCTCACCCCCGTGGAGCGCGCCGTGTTCGTGCTGCGCGAGGTCTTCGGCTACTCGCACGCCGAGATCGCCGGCTTCCTGGACCGCCCGGAGCCGACGGTCCGCCAGATCTCGCACCGGGCGCGCAAGCACGTAGCGGAGCGGCGCACGGTCTACGACACCGACGCCGCGCAGCGCGAGGAGGTCACGGCCCGCTTCCTGAGCGCCTGCGCCGGCGGCGACCTCAACGCCGTGCTGGAACTGCTCGCCCCCGACGTCACCGCGTGGTCGGACGGCGGCGGCAAGGTGAGCGCCGCCAGGCGGCCGGTGTACGGCTCCGACCACGTCGGCCGCTTCCTGATCGGGGTGATCGCCAAGGCCGCGCGGGACGCCGTGGACGTCTTCCCCGTTCCCACCCCCGCCGTCATCAACGGCGAGCTCGGCGTCCTCATCCTGGCGGGCGACACCCCGGTCGGTGCGATCACCTACGACCTGGAGGACGGCCTGATGCGCAACCTCCGCTTCCAGATCAACCCCGACAAGCTGGCGGGCCTGAGCCGCTAG
- the rfaE2 gene encoding D-glycero-beta-D-manno-heptose 1-phosphate adenylyltransferase: protein MTGARSVPRQPKPLADGTDHIEHLQRALARLEVERLRAWGSELAMRLRRGARLLAAGNGGSAAEAQHLTSELVGRLRDDRQPLSAIALHADTSAVTAIGNDYGYDEVFARQVRAHGRPGDILVLLSTSGRSGNVLRAAGAAHERGMTVWALTGTEPNPLTELADESVCADGPTATVQECHLVAVHLLCAAVDIALGVCPAATPTGDAPTGGAPTAPGGLVVVGDALLDRDLVGTVDRVSPEAPVVVVDHVEVRSRPGGAGLAAVLAARGARPVTLVTALSDDREGRDLGGLLRDAGIRVIDLGLAGPTPVKSRVRAGDRTVLMFSRAPEAAPGPRRTLTEEERALVVGASTVLVSDYGRGLTEDASVRAALAAAAPVTPIVWDPHPRGARPVPGARLVTPNRGEASAFAPGSAGTDLRSDIERGRRLVDLWQAAGVAVTRGADGAVLLDAAKSSPLAVPGRHVVGADTCGAGDRFAASAAVLLADGALLSEAVTGAVRAAGEFVAAGGAAAWTAGAAAAEPGTEPADPLEAVARVRAAGGTVVATGGCFDLLHAGHIALLESARRLGDCLVVCLNDDDSVRRLKGPRRPVVTAPDRAAVLGSLASVDGVVVFAESTPQEALRRIRPDVYVKGGDYRVDDLPEAALVESWGGRTVILPYVDGRSTTRMVDRILLGAGER, encoded by the coding sequence GTGACAGGCGCGCGCAGTGTCCCGCGGCAGCCGAAGCCGCTCGCCGACGGCACCGACCACATCGAGCACCTCCAACGGGCGCTCGCCCGCCTGGAGGTAGAGCGGCTGCGGGCGTGGGGGAGCGAGCTGGCCATGCGGCTCCGGCGCGGCGCGCGCCTGCTGGCGGCCGGCAACGGCGGTTCGGCGGCCGAGGCACAGCACCTCACCTCGGAGCTGGTCGGCAGGCTCAGGGACGACCGTCAGCCGCTGTCGGCGATCGCCCTGCACGCCGACACCTCGGCGGTCACGGCCATCGGCAACGACTACGGGTACGACGAGGTCTTCGCCCGCCAGGTCCGGGCCCACGGGCGCCCCGGCGACATCCTGGTGCTGTTGTCGACGTCCGGTCGCAGCGGGAACGTCCTGCGGGCGGCCGGGGCGGCCCACGAGAGGGGCATGACGGTCTGGGCCCTCACCGGTACGGAGCCGAACCCGCTCACCGAACTCGCCGACGAGTCGGTCTGCGCGGACGGTCCCACCGCGACCGTCCAGGAATGCCACCTGGTGGCCGTGCACCTCCTGTGCGCCGCCGTCGACATCGCGCTCGGCGTCTGCCCGGCGGCGACCCCCACGGGGGACGCGCCCACGGGGGGAGCGCCCACGGCGCCGGGCGGGCTGGTCGTGGTGGGCGACGCGCTCCTGGACCGGGACCTGGTGGGCACGGTGGACAGGGTCTCCCCGGAGGCACCGGTCGTCGTCGTCGACCACGTCGAGGTCCGTTCGAGGCCCGGCGGTGCCGGGCTCGCCGCGGTGCTCGCCGCACGCGGCGCACGGCCGGTCACCCTGGTCACGGCGTTGTCCGACGACCGCGAAGGACGGGACCTCGGCGGACTGCTGCGAGACGCCGGGATCCGGGTGATCGACCTCGGGCTCGCCGGGCCGACACCGGTGAAGAGCCGGGTCCGCGCCGGCGACCGAACGGTGCTGATGTTCAGCCGGGCCCCCGAGGCCGCGCCCGGACCGCGCCGCACCCTCACCGAGGAGGAACGCGCGCTGGTGGTCGGGGCGAGCACCGTCCTGGTCTCGGACTACGGGCGCGGGCTCACGGAGGACGCCTCCGTCCGGGCGGCCCTCGCGGCCGCCGCCCCCGTGACGCCGATCGTCTGGGACCCGCACCCGCGCGGTGCCCGACCGGTCCCCGGCGCCCGGCTGGTCACCCCGAACCGCGGGGAGGCGAGCGCCTTCGCGCCCGGGAGCGCGGGCACGGACCTGCGGTCGGACATCGAGCGCGGCCGGCGGCTCGTCGACCTCTGGCAGGCCGCCGGGGTCGCCGTCACCCGCGGAGCCGACGGGGCCGTCCTGCTGGACGCGGCGAAGTCCTCACCCCTCGCCGTTCCCGGGCGGCACGTCGTCGGGGCGGACACGTGCGGCGCCGGTGACCGCTTCGCCGCGTCGGCCGCCGTACTGCTCGCGGACGGCGCGCTGCTCTCGGAGGCGGTCACCGGCGCCGTCCGGGCCGCCGGGGAGTTCGTGGCGGCCGGCGGAGCGGCCGCCTGGACCGCGGGTGCGGCGGCAGCGGAGCCGGGCACCGAACCCGCCGACCCGCTGGAGGCGGTCGCCCGCGTGCGCGCCGCGGGCGGCACCGTGGTGGCGACCGGCGGCTGCTTCGACCTGCTGCACGCGGGCCACATCGCACTGCTGGAGAGCGCCCGCCGGCTGGGCGACTGCCTGGTGGTGTGCCTCAACGACGACGACTCCGTCCGTCGGCTGAAGGGACCGCGGCGCCCGGTCGTCACGGCCCCGGACCGGGCGGCGGTCCTGGGCTCGCTGGCCTCCGTGGACGGCGTGGTGGTCTTTGCGGAGTCCACGCCGCAGGAGGCGCTGCGCCGGATCAGGCCCGACGTCTACGTCAAGGGCGGCGACTACAGGGTGGACGACCTGCCCGAGGCGGCCCTGGTCGAAAGCTGGGGCGGCCGGACGGTGATCCTGCCCTATGTCGACGGGCGGTCGACCACCCGGATGGTCGACAGGATCCTGCTGGGCGCCGGAGAAAGGTGA